A region of Paenibacillus sp. 37 DNA encodes the following proteins:
- a CDS encoding LytR/AlgR family response regulator transcription factor, translating into MRALIVEDEILASEELNYLIQEHSQIEVVDRLEDGLDVLKFLQEQEVDVIFLDINIPSLDGMMLAHHIGKFATKPYIVFTTAYKEHAAEAFELEAFDYILKPYDEKRIAAMLHKLEMAFKRDHTPVEQHVEDGPATLVEGSAAQGDLLRERDTNSHTDRRINLLRNDNIIVTDTADIYYAEAQEKVTKVYTKNGEFTMPVSISDFHSRLPQDTFFRCHRSYVVNLSQIREIVPWFNNTYLLRLRDLEAEVPVSRGKVKEFRQLMRI; encoded by the coding sequence ATGAGAGCTCTTATTGTGGAAGACGAGATTCTGGCAAGTGAGGAACTGAATTATTTAATCCAGGAACATAGTCAGATTGAAGTGGTGGATCGCCTTGAAGATGGGCTGGATGTACTGAAGTTTTTGCAGGAACAAGAAGTAGATGTTATTTTTCTCGATATCAATATTCCCTCGCTGGACGGTATGATGCTGGCCCATCATATTGGGAAATTTGCAACGAAACCCTACATTGTATTTACTACGGCGTATAAGGAACATGCAGCGGAAGCCTTTGAGTTGGAGGCGTTCGATTATATTCTCAAGCCTTATGATGAGAAACGAATCGCTGCGATGCTCCATAAACTGGAGATGGCTTTCAAGCGTGATCATACGCCGGTGGAGCAACATGTTGAGGATGGACCAGCTACTCTGGTGGAGGGATCTGCTGCACAGGGAGATCTGTTACGAGAACGAGATACGAATTCCCATACAGACAGAAGAATTAATCTGCTGCGGAATGACAATATTATTGTTACGGATACGGCAGATATCTACTATGCGGAAGCGCAAGAGAAAGTGACGAAGGTATATACCAAAAATGGGGAGTTCACCATGCCAGTGAGCATATCGGATTTTCACAGCCGTCTGCCACAGGATACGTTCTTTCGCTGCCACCGTTCGTACGTCGTAAATCTGTCGCAAATCCGTGAAATTGTACCTTGGTTTAACAATACGTATCTGCTCCGTCTGCGCGATTTGGAAGCTGAAGTGCCCGTGAGTCGTGGGAAGGTCAAAGAATTCAGGCAACTCATGCGCATCTAG
- a CDS encoding sensor histidine kinase, with protein sequence MLLGLFERAALLIIFLFFLSRVPRFRQILQKGKLRWQESIAVTLLFCAFAIFGTYTGINVEGSLVNVRIIAVLSGGILFGAPVGIITGIVSGVHRYLIDMDGVTAIPCLITSILAGLVSGYIHKYTPKPKRWIIGIGAGMICEALTMLLILLFSYPDPLGADIVSQIALPMILGEVNIGLIVLLVQSVEGEKEMIAARQAKLALEIANKTLPYFRSIDEDSLRKICRIIQEDIQADAVAITDTRNVLAYVGFGEERYHIGNEIISEMTKKTISSGEITISNDVIDEKTPDIHSLLIIPLKERGDITGALKIYYRKAYKITYPLQTMAVGLSQIISTQMEVSRVEEIKAAANKAELRALQTTIHPHFLFNALNAIASSIRTKPDRARELIVNLSGYMRYNLELSDELIDIHKELEQVRNYVEIEKARFGSRLNVIYDIDEVAVHIPSLVIQPLVENAIIHGILKVKGPGTVRIRVQDYPEFVRISVSDTGAGINADIIERVYHDRMPGNQIGLYNVHRRVKLIYGQGVTITRLEQGTNILFDVPKGDVVTR encoded by the coding sequence ATGCTGCTGGGTTTATTTGAACGGGCGGCGCTGTTGATTATATTTTTATTCTTTCTGTCGAGGGTGCCGAGATTTAGGCAGATTCTGCAAAAGGGGAAATTAAGGTGGCAAGAGTCTATTGCAGTTACCTTGTTATTCTGTGCTTTTGCCATTTTTGGGACATATACGGGCATTAATGTTGAAGGTTCACTGGTGAATGTCCGCATTATAGCGGTGCTATCGGGTGGTATTTTGTTCGGGGCGCCTGTGGGTATTATTACGGGGATTGTGTCCGGTGTGCATCGGTATTTGATCGATATGGATGGTGTCACAGCTATACCTTGTCTAATCACGAGTATCCTGGCGGGTCTGGTATCCGGATATATACATAAGTACACGCCCAAGCCTAAGCGATGGATCATCGGTATTGGTGCCGGAATGATCTGCGAAGCGCTCACGATGTTACTAATCCTGCTATTTTCCTATCCCGATCCACTGGGTGCCGATATTGTCTCGCAAATTGCGCTGCCTATGATTCTGGGTGAAGTCAACATTGGGCTGATTGTGCTCTTGGTACAGAGTGTCGAAGGGGAAAAGGAAATGATTGCAGCTCGTCAGGCGAAGCTGGCGCTGGAGATTGCCAACAAGACCTTGCCGTACTTCCGTTCCATTGACGAGGATTCTCTGCGCAAAATCTGCCGGATTATTCAGGAGGATATTCAGGCTGATGCCGTTGCGATTACGGATACCCGAAATGTGCTAGCATATGTAGGATTTGGTGAGGAACGATATCATATTGGTAATGAAATTATAAGTGAGATGACCAAGAAGACAATATCCAGCGGGGAGATTACGATCAGTAATGATGTCATTGATGAAAAAACACCGGATATCCACTCGCTGTTAATCATTCCGCTCAAAGAACGAGGAGACATTACAGGTGCGCTCAAAATCTATTATCGCAAAGCGTACAAAATTACGTATCCATTACAAACGATGGCTGTAGGTTTATCACAGATCATCTCAACCCAGATGGAAGTATCTCGGGTAGAAGAGATCAAGGCTGCTGCCAACAAAGCAGAACTGCGTGCGTTACAGACAACTATTCATCCTCATTTTCTGTTTAATGCGCTAAATGCGATTGCTTCGTCCATCCGAACCAAACCGGATCGTGCCCGGGAGCTGATTGTGAATCTATCCGGGTACATGCGTTACAATCTGGAGCTGTCGGATGAGTTGATCGATATTCATAAGGAACTGGAGCAGGTCCGGAATTATGTAGAGATTGAGAAAGCTCGCTTTGGTAGCCGACTTAATGTGATCTATGACATTGATGAAGTCGCGGTGCATATTCCGAGTCTTGTTATCCAACCGCTCGTCGAAAATGCAATTATTCATGGCATTCTCAAGGTCAAAGGACCCGGGACTGTTCGAATTCGGGTTCAGGATTATCCGGAGTTTGTGCGAATCAGCGTCAGCGATACAGGAGCAGGAATCAATGCAGATATTATTGAACGGGTCTATCACGACCGTATGCCTGGTAACCAGATCGGGCTATATAATGTGCATCGCCGGGTCAAGCTTATCTACGGACAAGGTGTAACCATTACACGGCTGGAACAAGGAACCAATATTTTATTTGATGTGCCCAAAGGAGATGTCGTAACAAGGTGA
- a CDS encoding stage VI sporulation protein F, producing the protein MGYQQYGISPQLVERIKLKMKNPAVKERIKKLIDGVTKSDLQDKAKVRRLVKSSAVIMNENFSPAQEEQFVAFVLAQKIDPNNTFHLIKLWGMFR; encoded by the coding sequence TTGGGTTATCAACAATATGGAATTAGTCCGCAGCTGGTGGAGCGGATCAAATTAAAGATGAAAAATCCCGCTGTCAAAGAGCGTATCAAAAAGTTGATTGATGGCGTGACCAAGTCTGATCTGCAAGATAAGGCCAAGGTCAGAAGGTTGGTCAAGTCTTCAGCTGTCATTATGAATGAGAATTTCTCTCCGGCGCAGGAGGAGCAGTTTGTTGCGTTTGTACTCGCGCAGAAGATTGATCCAAACAATACGTTTCATTTGATTAAGCTGTGGGGGATGTTTAGGTAG
- the recG gene encoding ATP-dependent DNA helicase RecG — protein sequence MKLEEISVKQINGVSALKEGELHAFGISTVKDLLEYYPFRYEDYRLRSLSEVKDGDKITVQGQVMGIPVLQRYGKKSRLTCKIMTEEWMITATWFNRHFLKEQLTPNREIVITGKWEQKRMQMTVTDSEFPDKGDGRSGTLQPVYSVTGKLTQQWMRKTINQGLIQFGDMIPEILPHSLMKKYSLMPRKQAIAGIHRPQDNREGQQARQRMVYEELFLFQLKMQAYRALNRNRMDGVVHTTDNTTIREFVRSLPFELTDAQKKVELEILHDMRSPYAMNRLLQGDVGSGKTVIAAIALYTTVRSGFQGALMVPTEILAEQHMRSLQKLFEPFGVTVGLLTGSVNGRKRKDLIASLQMGMIDIVVGTHALIQEDVFFRDLGLVVTDEQHRFGVNQRSVLRRKGYNPDVLTMTATPIPRTLAITAFGDIEVSTISERPKGRIPISTYWVKHDMMERVLGFISREVDQGRQAYLICPLIEESEKLDVQNAIDLHVQMQQNFPKYRVGLLHGRMTAAEKEEMMRDFYSNDIQLLVSTTVVEVGVDVPNATLMVIMDADRFGLSQLHQLRGRVGRGAHASYCVLIADPKTEVGQERMKVMTETEDGFEVSRRDLDLRGPGDFFGTKQSGLPEFRLADMVADFAVLEQARDDVTHLIEDATFWTSMDYAPLRDFLQQQQVFKGDLID from the coding sequence ATGAAATTGGAAGAAATATCAGTTAAGCAAATTAACGGCGTGAGTGCTCTCAAAGAGGGAGAGCTTCACGCCTTTGGCATCTCTACTGTTAAAGACCTGCTTGAATATTATCCGTTCCGTTATGAGGATTATCGTCTTCGTTCGCTCAGTGAAGTGAAGGATGGGGACAAGATTACGGTCCAGGGACAGGTAATGGGTATTCCTGTATTACAACGATACGGTAAAAAGTCCCGTCTTACCTGTAAGATCATGACGGAAGAGTGGATGATTACAGCCACCTGGTTCAATCGCCATTTTCTCAAAGAACAACTTACCCCCAATCGTGAGATTGTGATTACGGGAAAATGGGAACAAAAACGCATGCAGATGACAGTGACTGACTCGGAGTTCCCTGATAAAGGCGATGGGCGTTCAGGTACATTGCAACCTGTATATTCTGTAACTGGCAAGCTGACGCAACAATGGATGCGGAAAACAATCAATCAAGGGTTAATCCAATTCGGAGATATGATTCCTGAGATTCTGCCTCATTCCTTGATGAAGAAATACAGCTTGATGCCACGTAAGCAGGCGATTGCGGGGATTCATCGTCCACAGGACAACCGGGAAGGTCAGCAGGCCAGACAGCGGATGGTGTATGAGGAGCTGTTTCTGTTCCAGTTGAAAATGCAGGCGTATCGCGCGCTCAACCGGAATCGTATGGATGGTGTAGTGCATACCACGGACAATACGACGATTCGTGAGTTTGTACGCAGTTTACCTTTTGAATTAACAGATGCTCAGAAAAAGGTGGAGCTTGAAATTCTGCATGATATGCGTTCGCCCTATGCAATGAATCGGTTATTGCAGGGTGATGTAGGATCGGGTAAAACGGTTATTGCGGCAATTGCACTATACACGACTGTTCGATCTGGGTTCCAAGGGGCTCTGATGGTGCCTACTGAGATTCTGGCGGAACAGCATATGCGCTCACTGCAAAAGCTGTTTGAACCGTTTGGGGTAACCGTAGGGCTGTTAACGGGCAGTGTAAATGGACGCAAACGTAAAGATCTGATCGCCTCGTTGCAAATGGGCATGATTGATATTGTGGTGGGTACACACGCCCTGATTCAGGAAGATGTTTTCTTCCGTGATCTGGGCCTTGTGGTGACGGACGAGCAGCATCGCTTCGGGGTGAATCAGCGCAGCGTTTTAAGACGTAAAGGATATAACCCGGATGTGTTAACCATGACGGCTACGCCAATTCCACGGACACTGGCGATTACGGCTTTTGGGGATATTGAAGTATCCACGATCTCGGAACGTCCGAAAGGACGGATTCCGATCTCTACGTATTGGGTTAAGCACGATATGATGGAGCGGGTGCTCGGGTTTATTTCCAGAGAAGTGGATCAGGGGCGTCAGGCCTATCTGATCTGTCCACTCATTGAAGAGTCGGAGAAGCTGGATGTGCAGAATGCCATTGATTTGCATGTGCAGATGCAGCAGAACTTTCCAAAATATCGTGTAGGTCTGTTGCATGGCCGAATGACGGCTGCGGAGAAAGAAGAGATGATGCGGGACTTTTATAGCAATGATATTCAGTTGCTCGTCTCCACCACCGTTGTGGAGGTCGGGGTCGATGTGCCAAATGCCACGTTGATGGTCATTATGGACGCGGACCGCTTCGGTCTCTCCCAGCTGCATCAGCTTCGTGGTCGGGTCGGTCGTGGTGCGCATGCTTCCTATTGTGTACTCATTGCTGATCCCAAGACGGAGGTTGGACAGGAGCGCATGAAGGTCATGACGGAAACGGAGGATGGATTCGAGGTATCCCGGCGTGACCTGGATCTCCGGGGTCCGGGTGATTTCTTCGGTACCAAACAGAGCGGATTGCCTGAATTCCGTCTTGCCGACATGGTTGCCGATTTTGCTGTGCTGGAACAAGCCAGAGATGACGTAACCCACTTGATTGAGGATGCGACCTTCTGGACGTCTATGGACTACGCACCTTTGCGTGATTTCCTACAGCAACAGCAAGTATTCAAGGGTGATCTGATTGACTAA
- a CDS encoding DegV family protein codes for MSHKVTIVTDSTADIPEELIRKYGIHIVPLRVLFGEETYADGVDLTSEQFYEKLKKGSVLPTTSQPSPTDFMNVYQSLLDENPERPIVSIHLSSGMSGTYQSAMLGKSLLEREGDITVLDSKSASYGYGLMVVQAAELAEQGKSAVEIAAAIEGMQQSRKLFFLVDTLEYLQKGGRIGKASAILGTLLNIKPILSIDEEGVIYAVEKVRGHKKAMARIIELFQKDLAGKRVNLAVGHTADPGSAIACAEQLRGHFTLNEVIYTNIGAVIGSHVGPGVIAIFMWPVPE; via the coding sequence ATGAGCCACAAGGTTACGATAGTAACAGACAGTACGGCAGATATTCCCGAAGAACTCATTCGCAAATACGGGATTCATATTGTTCCGCTACGTGTTCTGTTCGGTGAAGAGACCTATGCAGATGGCGTTGATCTGACTTCGGAACAGTTCTACGAAAAGTTGAAGAAGGGTTCTGTGTTGCCTACAACTTCACAGCCATCTCCAACCGATTTCATGAATGTGTACCAATCACTTCTTGATGAGAACCCGGAACGCCCGATTGTATCGATCCACCTGTCATCCGGCATGAGTGGTACCTACCAATCGGCCATGCTTGGCAAGTCTTTGCTGGAGCGTGAGGGTGACATCACCGTGCTGGATTCGAAGTCAGCTTCGTATGGATACGGTCTAATGGTGGTACAGGCTGCTGAACTTGCCGAACAGGGCAAGTCGGCAGTCGAAATCGCTGCTGCTATTGAAGGGATGCAACAATCTCGCAAGTTGTTCTTTCTTGTAGATACTTTGGAGTATCTGCAAAAGGGCGGTCGGATTGGCAAAGCTTCAGCCATCTTGGGAACGTTGCTTAACATTAAGCCGATCCTGTCTATTGATGAAGAAGGCGTTATCTACGCAGTTGAGAAAGTCAGAGGTCATAAAAAAGCAATGGCACGCATTATTGAGCTGTTCCAGAAGGATCTTGCAGGCAAACGGGTTAATTTGGCGGTAGGTCATACCGCTGACCCGGGATCAGCGATCGCTTGTGCAGAACAGCTACGGGGTCATTTTACACTGAATGAAGTGATCTATACCAATATTGGAGCCGTAATAGGCAGTCATGTTGGACCTGGTGTCATTGCGATCTTTATGTGGCCTGTTCCGGAATGA
- a CDS encoding DAK2 domain-containing protein, whose translation MSIRSLNGTDFTAMVLAGAEQLGQHAEHVNSLNVFPVPDGDTGTNMNLTMSAGVAEIKRKSSASIGEAAGILSKGLLMGARGNSGVILSQLFRGFSRSAAPYEELNTLQFAAALQNGVDAAYKAVVKPVEGTILTVAKEAAKHANYYARRTNDITELMNEVLLKAKEALAMTPELLPVLKQVGVVDSGGQGLVYIYEGFMEVLLQGDGGSRTSLNKEVTPSVAASALKPAAPTEVDIKKPAQQQVIAPEMPLSAQARLETEDIEFLYDMEFFINRELGENAGVAFDDEAFRKALSVNGDSIIIIADDEVIKVHVHSKTPGDVLNLALHYGEITQIHILNMREQHRDLLTAGMDIAPSPELFAEIPPEAARSMEEAVLPADEMAPYGFIAVSSGDGIAEIFQSLGVDVVLSGGQTMNPSTEDFVKAVRSIAAEQVFILPNNSNIVLAAEQARELLEDERRITVIPSKTIPQGMAAAFAFQEDESAETNRDQMLEAISRVQSGQVTHAVRDTQYDELDIKAGHYIGIHNSKIVATDETMLQACEGLLKQMMESGDEVVTILEGDEADPEVTAALAAWLEEQYPDAEVEVHRGGQPVYYYLFSVES comes from the coding sequence TTGAGTATACGTTCTTTAAATGGAACAGATTTCACCGCAATGGTACTTGCCGGAGCGGAACAACTTGGACAGCATGCAGAGCACGTCAATTCCCTGAATGTTTTCCCTGTGCCGGATGGTGACACGGGAACGAACATGAATTTGACAATGAGTGCAGGAGTTGCAGAGATTAAAAGAAAAAGTTCTGCCTCCATCGGCGAAGCTGCCGGTATTCTATCGAAAGGCCTGCTTATGGGCGCACGGGGGAATTCAGGAGTTATTCTGTCGCAATTGTTCCGTGGTTTTAGTCGTTCAGCTGCTCCCTATGAGGAACTGAATACGCTCCAATTTGCAGCAGCCCTGCAGAACGGTGTTGACGCAGCTTACAAAGCAGTCGTAAAGCCCGTTGAAGGGACCATTCTTACCGTAGCCAAGGAAGCGGCGAAACATGCCAACTACTATGCAAGACGGACGAATGATATTACTGAATTAATGAATGAAGTTTTGTTAAAAGCAAAAGAAGCACTGGCAATGACTCCGGAATTACTGCCTGTACTGAAACAGGTTGGTGTTGTGGATTCAGGTGGTCAGGGGCTTGTATATATCTACGAGGGCTTTATGGAAGTATTGCTGCAAGGTGACGGAGGGAGTCGTACTTCACTGAACAAAGAAGTAACCCCATCCGTGGCAGCATCTGCTTTGAAACCGGCTGCACCGACAGAAGTGGATATCAAGAAGCCTGCACAGCAGCAGGTGATTGCACCGGAGATGCCATTGTCTGCTCAGGCGAGACTGGAAACGGAAGACATTGAATTCCTGTATGATATGGAATTCTTCATTAATCGTGAGCTTGGAGAGAACGCAGGAGTGGCATTTGATGACGAAGCATTCCGGAAAGCGTTGTCAGTTAATGGGGATTCGATCATTATCATTGCCGACGATGAAGTCATCAAAGTTCATGTCCATTCCAAGACACCAGGCGATGTATTAAACCTGGCGCTGCATTATGGTGAGATTACACAGATTCATATTCTCAATATGCGTGAACAGCATCGGGATCTCCTGACAGCAGGCATGGACATTGCTCCATCACCTGAATTGTTTGCAGAGATTCCACCTGAGGCAGCGCGCAGTATGGAAGAGGCTGTGCTTCCTGCAGATGAGATGGCACCGTATGGTTTTATTGCGGTATCCTCCGGTGACGGTATTGCAGAGATTTTCCAAAGTCTTGGCGTTGATGTTGTTCTGTCTGGTGGACAGACGATGAATCCGAGTACTGAGGATTTTGTAAAAGCCGTTCGTTCCATTGCTGCGGAGCAGGTATTTATACTCCCGAATAACTCGAATATTGTACTGGCTGCGGAGCAGGCTCGTGAACTGCTTGAAGATGAGCGCCGGATTACGGTTATTCCAAGCAAGACCATTCCACAGGGGATGGCTGCTGCCTTTGCTTTCCAGGAAGATGAGTCTGCGGAAACAAACCGTGATCAAATGTTGGAGGCCATCAGCCGGGTACAGTCCGGTCAAGTGACTCATGCGGTTCGTGATACGCAATATGATGAATTAGATATTAAGGCGGGGCACTATATCGGTATTCATAACTCCAAAATTGTAGCGACGGATGAAACCATGCTTCAAGCATGTGAAGGTCTGCTCAAACAGATGATGGAGAGTGGAGATGAAGTGGTGACGATCCTTGAAGGGGACGAAGCGGACCCTGAGGTTACTGCTGCCCTCGCTGCATGGCTTGAAGAACAGTATCCTGATGCTGAGGTAGAGGTACATCGTGGAGGACAGCCTGTGTATTATTATTTGTTCTCCGTAGAGTCCTAA
- the rpmB gene encoding 50S ribosomal protein L28 — MSRKCYVTGKKPGTGNHVSHANNRNRRTWGVNVQKVRILVDGKPKRVYVSTRALKAGKVTRV; from the coding sequence ATGTCTCGCAAATGTTATGTGACAGGTAAGAAACCGGGCACCGGTAACCACGTATCCCACGCTAACAACCGTAACCGTCGTACTTGGGGCGTAAACGTTCAGAAGGTCCGCATTCTCGTTGACGGCAAACCAAAACGTGTATACGTAAGCACCCGTGCACTGAAAGCCGGTAAAGTGACTCGCGTATAA
- the spoVM gene encoding stage V sporulation protein SpoVM, with protein MKFYTFKLPKFLGGFVKAILNTFQKN; from the coding sequence ATGAAATTTTACACATTCAAACTGCCGAAGTTTTTGGGAGGGTTTGTAAAGGCGATTCTTAATACGTTTCAAAAGAACTAA
- the rpe gene encoding ribulose-phosphate 3-epimerase — MIKIAPSILSADFARLGAEVAEAQAAGGDWIHVDVMDGHFVPNITLGPAIVKAIAPHTSLPLDVHLMIENPERYVEEFAKAGAAVITVHAEACVHLHRVIHLIKEQGVKAGVALNPGTPASAILEVLDDVDMVLVMTVNPGFGGQAFISGTMNKIKQIRTWLNEKGRHDVHIEVDGGIAADTASLVVEAGADVLVAGSAVFGREDRAAAITEIRRSYGG, encoded by the coding sequence ATGATTAAAATTGCCCCATCGATATTATCAGCTGATTTTGCCCGCCTTGGTGCGGAAGTTGCAGAAGCTCAAGCTGCAGGAGGAGACTGGATTCATGTTGACGTTATGGACGGTCATTTCGTCCCTAATATTACGCTTGGACCTGCGATTGTGAAGGCAATCGCTCCACATACAAGCTTGCCGCTCGATGTGCATTTGATGATTGAGAATCCGGAGCGTTATGTTGAGGAATTTGCCAAAGCGGGTGCAGCGGTAATTACCGTTCATGCTGAGGCTTGTGTGCATTTGCACCGCGTTATTCATCTGATTAAGGAGCAAGGAGTGAAGGCAGGAGTTGCCCTAAATCCGGGAACGCCAGCGTCTGCCATTCTCGAAGTTCTGGATGATGTGGACATGGTTCTTGTCATGACGGTCAATCCTGGATTTGGCGGACAGGCATTTATCTCGGGTACCATGAACAAAATCAAGCAGATTCGTACCTGGTTGAACGAAAAGGGACGCCATGATGTACATATCGAAGTAGATGGCGGAATTGCTGCCGATACAGCCTCGCTTGTGGTGGAAGCTGGAGCAGATGTGCTCGTTGCCGGGAGTGCCGTATTTGGCCGTGAGGATCGCGCTGCCGCGATTACTGAAATTCGCCGTAGCTACGGAGGCTGA
- the rsgA gene encoding ribosome small subunit-dependent GTPase A: MPEGIIVKALSGYYYVMPVEDNGVPSVEGSAVQCRARGIFRKRGTSPLVGDRVSYMLTENGEGTVDEIRKRETELIRPPVANVSLAVLVFSVKEPDMNLNLLDKFLVHIEQAGLDALIVLTKLDLADPAKDTVAEVKALYEQVGYEVISTSSRTGEGSELLRDRLAGKISVFSGQSGVGKSSMLNALMPGLTLETNAISMRLGRGKHTTRHVELIPLDNGGFVADTPGFSQLDFLEIGVEELSTCFREFAQFADQCKFRGCTHTHEPGCRVLAAKEEGLISESRYQHYVLFLTEMKDKKRRY; this comes from the coding sequence ATGCCAGAAGGTATCATCGTTAAAGCGCTAAGCGGTTACTATTATGTCATGCCAGTGGAAGACAACGGGGTTCCTTCGGTTGAAGGTTCCGCCGTTCAATGTCGAGCCAGAGGTATCTTCAGAAAGCGGGGAACTTCACCGCTTGTAGGTGACCGCGTCAGCTACATGTTGACTGAGAACGGAGAAGGAACAGTTGATGAAATTCGGAAGCGTGAAACGGAACTTATCCGCCCTCCTGTAGCCAATGTAAGTTTGGCTGTTCTCGTATTCTCTGTGAAGGAACCGGATATGAACCTGAACCTGTTGGACAAGTTCCTTGTTCACATCGAGCAGGCGGGGCTGGATGCACTCATAGTGTTGACCAAACTGGATTTGGCTGATCCAGCCAAAGACACTGTTGCTGAAGTGAAAGCATTGTATGAACAGGTTGGTTATGAAGTGATCTCCACAAGTTCACGTACCGGTGAAGGCAGTGAATTGCTCAGAGACCGTCTGGCTGGTAAGATCAGCGTATTCTCCGGACAATCCGGTGTAGGCAAGTCTTCAATGTTAAATGCATTGATGCCGGGCCTGACGCTGGAGACCAATGCGATCAGCATGCGTCTAGGACGAGGGAAACACACCACCAGGCATGTGGAGCTTATTCCGTTGGATAATGGTGGATTTGTTGCAGATACGCCAGGATTCAGCCAACTGGACTTTCTGGAGATCGGTGTGGAGGAACTCTCCACGTGTTTCCGGGAATTCGCCCAGTTTGCAGATCAATGCAAATTCCGAGGTTGTACTCATACACATGAACCAGGCTGTCGTGTGCTTGCGGCCAAGGAGGAAGGTCTGATCTCCGAAAGCCGATATCAGCACTATGTGCTGTTCCTGACCGAAATGAAAGATAAGAAGCGGAGGTATTAA